One genomic region from Hirundo rustica isolate bHirRus1 chromosome 5, bHirRus1.pri.v3, whole genome shotgun sequence encodes:
- the CHMP3 gene encoding charged multivesicular body protein 3: MGLFGKTPEKPPKELVNEWSLKIRKEMRVIDRQIRDIQREEEKVKRSIKDAAKKNQRDVCVILAKELIRSRRAVSKLYASKAHMNSVLMGMKNQLAVLRVAGSLQKSTEVMKAMQNLVKIPEIQATMRDLSKEMMKAGIIEEMLEDTFEGLEDQEEMEEEAEAEIDKILFEITAGALGKAPSKVTDALPEPEPMGAAAAAVDEEEDIEAMQSRLATLRS, from the exons ATGGGGCTGTTCGGGAAGACCCCCGAGAAGCCGCCCAAAGAGCTG gTCAATGAATGGTCCTtgaagataagaaaagaaatgagagtGATTGATAGACAGATCAGAG ATAtccagagggaagaggagaaggtgAAGAGGTCAATAAAGGATGCTGCTAAGAAGAATCAGAGAGATGTGTGTGTGATCTTGGCCAAGGAGCTGATCCGCTCTCGGAGGGCCGTAAGCAAACTCTATGCATCCAAAGCTCACATGAACTCTGTTCTCATGGGGATGAAGAACCAGCTTG CTGTCCTCAGAGTAGCAGGTTCATTGCAGAAGAGCACAGAAGTCATGAAAGCTATGCAAAATCTAGTAAAAATCCCAGAAATCCAAGCAACGATGAGGGACTTGTCCAAAGAGATGATGAAG GCTGGAATTATAGAGGAAATGCTGGAGGACACCTTTGAAGGCCTGGAGGATCAGGAGGAGATGGAAGaggaagctgaggcagaaaTTGACAAAATCCTTTTTGAAATTACAGCCG GGGCCTTGGGTAAAGCACCCAGTAAAGTCACAGATGCTCTGCCAGAGCCTGAGCCcatgggagcagctgctgctgctgtggatgaGGAGGAGGACATCGAAGCGATGCAGTCACGGTTGGCCACGCTGAGGAGCTAG
- the RNF103 gene encoding E3 ubiquitin-protein ligase RNF103 isoform X2, translated as MEGELYSALKEEEASESVSSTNFSGEMHFYELVEDTKDGIWLVQVIANDRSPLVGKVHWQKMVKKVSRFGIRTGTFNCSSDPRYCKRRGWLKSTLIMSVPQTSTSKGKVMLKEYSGRKIEVEHIFKWITAHAASRIKTIYNSEHLKEEWNRSDQYRVKIYLFANLDQPPAFFSALSVKFTGRVEFIFVNVENWDNKSYMAEIGIYKTPSYILRTPEGIYRYGNNTGEFISLRAMDSFLRSLQPEVNDLFVLSLVLVNLMAWMDLFITQGATIKRFVVLISTLGTYNSLLIISWLPVLGFLQLPYLDSFYEYSLKLFRYSNTTTLASWVRADWMFYSSHPALFLSTYLGHGLLIDYFEKKRRRNNNTDEVNANNLEWLSSLWDWYTSYLFHPIASFQHFPFDSDWDEDPDLFLERLAFPDLWLHPLIPTDYIKNLPMWRFRCLGTHSDEETLETFPDSESDSDSENKEVFSNDREVSEDDELGTFHGCSEGERRCGVEAHSCASCYCHREPCECGARSYSSAGDLEPDWSAWPSDMLHCTECVVCLENFAKGCLLMGLPCGHVFHQNCIVMWLAGGRHCCPVCRWASYKKKQPYTHPQPLSSEPPS; from the exons ATGGAAGGAGAGCTTTATTCAGCTCTCAAGGAGGAAGAGGCCTCTGAATCAGTTTCCAGTACAAACTTCAGTGGTGAAATGCACTTCTATGAGCTTGTAGAAGACACAAAAGATGGGATCTGGCTGGTACAG GTCATAGCAAACGACAGAAGCCCACTGGTGGGTAAAGTCCACTGGCAGAAAATGGTGAAGAAAGTCTCAAGGTTCGGCATACGTACTGGCACTTTTAACTGTTCCAGTGACCCCAG GTACTGCAAGAGGAGGGGTTGGCTGAAATCCACCCTCATTATGTCGGTTCCACAAACCAGTACTTCCAAGGGAAAAGTCATGCTTAAGGAATACAGCGGGCGCAAGATTGAAGTGGAGCACATCTTCAAATGGATCACAGCCCACGCTGCTTCTCGGATCAAAACCATCTACAACTCCGAACATCTGAAGGAAGAATGGAACAGAAGCGACCAGTACCGGGTGAAAATATACCTGTTTGCCAACCTCGACCAGCCTCCAGCGTTCTTCTCTGCACTAAGTGTAAAGTTTACTGGAAGAGTAGAGTTTATTTTTGTGAACGTGGAAAACTGGGACAATAAAAGCTACATGGCAGAAATCGGTATCTACAAGACGCCATCGTACATCCTTAGGACTCCTGAGGGGATTTACAGGTATGGAAATAACACTGGTGAATTTATATCGCTACGTGCCATGGATTCCTTCTTGCGCTCGTTGCAGCCAGAAGTTAAcgatttatttgttttaagttTGGTTTTAGTTAATCTGATGGCTTGGATGGACCTGTTTATTACACAAGGCGCCACTATAAAGCGTTTTGTGGTTCTTATAAGCACTTTAGGGACGTATAATTCACTATTAATTATTTCCTGGCTACCAGTGTTAGGTTTTTTGCAACTGCCCTACTTAGACAGCTTTTATGAGTACAGTTTAAAACTCTTCAGGTACTCTAACACAACTACTTTGGCTTCTTGGGTGAGGGCAGATTGGATGTTCTACTCTTCTCATCCAGCCCTCTTCCTCAGCACGTACCTTGGCCATGGTTTACTAATCGATTACTTTGAGAAGAAGCGAAGGCGCAATAACAACACGGACGAAGTAAACGCTAATAACCTGGAGTGGCTGTCGAGCCTGTGGGACTGGTACACCAGCTACCTGTTTCATCCCATTGCTTCTTTTCAACACTTCCCTTTTGACTCAGACTGGGATGAAGACCCGGATTTGTTCTTGGAGCGGTTGGCCTTCCCTGATCTCTGGCTTCACCCTCTGATACCAACTGATTATATTAAAAACTTACCCATGTGGAGGTTTCGATGCCTCGGCACCCATTCCGACGAGGAAACGCTGGAAACCTTTCCCGACAGCGAAAGTGACTCTGACAGTGAAAACAAAGAGGTCTTCAGTAACGACAGAGAAGTCTCGGAGGACGATGAGCTGGGCACGTTTCACGGGTGCAGCGAAGGAGAGCGTCGGTGCGGCGTTGAGGCCCATTCGTGTGCCAGTTGCTATTGTCACCGCGAGCCGTGCGAATGCGGAGCCAGGTCCTACAGCTCCGCAGGTGACCTGGAGCCAGACTGGTCAGCCTGGCCCTCCGACATGTTGCACTGTACGGAATGTGTGGTGTGTCTAGAGAATTTTGCAAAGGGCTGCCTGCTGATGGGCTTGCCCTGCGGCCACGTGTTCCACCAGAATTGCATCGTGATGTGGCTGGCGGGCGGGCGACACTGCTGCCCCGTCTGCAGGTGGGCGTCCtacaaaaaaaagcagccatACACACACCCGCAGCCTTTGTCGAGTGAGCCCCCGTCTTAG